The window CGCTGACCCGTCCTGACCCGCCGGGCCGGGCTGTGGCGTTCCACTGCCCCTCCAGGGGTACGAATCCGCCACAGCCCGAGAGGCCGCACGGTGATCCGCGCGTGTCGAGCGTCAGAGTCCTCGTGACGCATGGCTCCACTCGGCGTCCGTCCAGGACGGGGTGGACATGCCGACCGGTCGCAGCCGAAGGTCCGGGTCGTCGGTCTGGACCAGACAGATGACGCGTTTGCCGAGCAGGGCGGCTGGCCACGCCCGTTCGGCGATCACGTCGAGGAGGGTCTGGGCTTCTTCACGGTGGTACTGCACGAACACGTCGAAGCCATGGAGTACGAGGACAAAGCCAGCGCACCGGTCCCACGTGTCCGCCACCGCCTCCCAGACTCCCTCGCTGAGGCACTGCCACTGGTCGTGGCAGACATTGCCGAGCGCCGAGGCAAGGTCACGGAACATGTGGGAGGCGATCATCCAGGAGGCGTCCACTGACACGACGTGGTAGTCGTGCTCCCGTAGCCAGGTGACGGTGTCGTCGAGGAGTGCTCGACTGTGCATCATTCGCACGGGTGAACGCATCATCAGGCGGTAGTCCACCCGATCCTGATCCGTCTCACGATCGAAGGCGGCCACGTCGGCCAGCATGCCGTACCGCAGCGCGAGGCAATGTCCCGAAACGGAACCACCCGCCGAAGCTCACAGGATGCATCAGCTCACGGAAAACCACTTGACCGTACGGCCCCGGCCGGGACGACTTGTTCCATGAGCGGCAGCGAACTCGGCGAGCGGCTGGACTGTGTGCGGCGATCCTGGAACCCTCGGCAGCGCCTGCATGCCGGTAACGTGGCCTGGGCCGGCGCCCGGGGTGACGGCAGCCCGGTTCCCGACGCCACCCTCACCTGGGGTGATCCCCTCCTGGGATTCGCGGACGTGTGGCTGTCCGGAGCATCGGACCAGCCCGCGCAGGCGTCCCTGCACCTGGGGCCCGACCTGACTGCCGCGCAGCGCGCCGCCGCCGTCGACGAACTGGTCCACCTGGCACCCCGGGTCACCGTCGAGGTGAGCGATCACGACACCGCCCTCACCGCAGTCCTGGCCGAGCGCGGCTTCCGGCACGCCGAAGGGCCGTGGTTCGCACAGCTCTGGCGGAGCCTGGTGGACCTCGCGGACCTCGGGACCCGCGCCGACTCCGCTGGCTACACGATCCGTCCCGTACGCGGGGACGAGCTCACCGAGCGGGTTGACGTACATCGCCGGTGCTGGGCGCCGGCCAGGATCAAGAGGATGCTGGGCCTGCCGGTGACCGGTGACGAGCCGGGTTCGAGCTACTCGGTCGACAAGCACCGTGCCGTGCTGGCCTCGCCGGTCTACCACCCGGAACTGGACCTGGTCGCCGTGGCGGCGGACGGTTCGTTCGCCGCGTACGGGCTGGGCTGGCTGGACGTCGACTCGGGGTCCGTACTCTTCGAGCCGGTCGGGACCGACCCGGAGCACGGCAGGCGCGGTCTGGCGGGGGCGTTGTGCACGAGAATGTTGCAGGTGGCCCGTGATCTCGGCGCCGACCAGGCGATCGTCGGCCCCCGTGGCGACAACGGCTATCCCCTGCCACGTCGGCTCTACACCGGGCTCGGGATGCACGAGGTGGCTCGTTTCATCCCCATGACCAGGTGACGGTGGCGGTGGCCGGCGCGGGTCGGCTCAGTCCCAGGCGTCGCCGAGGGCGGTGAGCTGGTCGGCGTACTCGATCCGGTCGAGCCAGTCCTCGGGGAAGACTGCCAGGCCGTCCGCCGCGCCGAGGAACGCACCGGCCAGGGCGGCGATCGAGTCCGAGTCACCGGAGGTGGTCGCCGCGCGGGCCAGGGCCGACACCGGGTCGTCCGGGTGCCGCAGCGCGCAGAGCAGCGCGGTCGCCAACGCCTCCTCGGCGATCCAGCCCTCACCGGTGGCCAGGCACGGATCTTCCCCGTCGTCCGGCTCCGCCAACACCTCTTCGAGCCGATCGAGCGCGCCCAGGCACTCGTCCCAACCGAGGGCGATGAACTCGGCCGGGTCACCGACCCCCGGACGCTGCCACAGGTCCCCCAGCCAGTCACCCCGGTAAACAATCCGCTGACCGATGGCCCGCTGCCGCAGCAGGCCGGGCACCTCGGCCAGCGCCGCGCCGTCGCGCAACACCCGCACCGCGTACGCGGTCAGCTCGCTCGCCGCGAGCCCGGTCGGGTGCCCGTGGGTGAGCCCCGCCTGGAGCTGGGCGACTCCGGCGAGGGTGTCCAGGTCGTACGTCGGCACCAGCCCGACCGGGGTGACCCGCATGTTGGCGCCGCAGCCCTTGGATCCGGCCACGGTCGCCGCCTGCCAGGGGCCGCCCTTGGCCAGTTCACCGCAGGCCCGCAGGCAGGTCATGCCCGGCGCCCGGTTGTTGTCGGGGCTGACGGCCCAGGCCAGAAACCGGGCGCGCAGCAACGGTTCGAGGACCTCCGGGGTGGCTGCCGGTGCCTCGCGCAAGGCCCAACCGACGGCCAGTGCCATCTGGGTGTCGTCGGTGACCAGGGCGGGATCCCCGGTCAGGTCGCGCGGGCCGCCGGGGCCGTAACGCGCCTCGATCTGCGCGACCGTCATGAACTCGGTCGGCTTGCCCAGCGCGTCCCCGTACGCCAGCCCGAACAACGACCCCGACGCGCCCAGCGCCGGCCGACCCGGTTCCGTCCCACCCATGCGGTGATCATGCCGGTCGTCGTCAACCCGATTCGGCGAGCGCAACGGTCGTTCCGACGTCGGTCAGTTGTCCCAGCACAGGCAGAACGGGTGGCCCGCCGGGTCGGCGTAGACCCGGAAGTCCTTTCCCCCACCGGAGAGCCGGGTGGCACCGAGGGCGAGCACCTTCGGCTCGGCCTCCTCGATGTCCTCCACCGTCACGTCGAGGTGGACCTGCTGCGGCCGTTCCGGATCGGGCCACCGGGGTTCGAGCAGGTCGGGAGCGAGCTGGAAGGCCACCCGAGACTGCCCCGGCCCTCCCCCGAGCGTCACCCAGTCATCACTGTCGTAAACCACCGACCGCCCCAGCAACTCCCCGTAGAAGCCAGCCAGCCCCCGAGGATCCGGACAGTCGATCACCACACTCCGCAACTCACCAACCATGCCCCCACCCTTCCCCCTGACTACGACACAAAAACGCTCCCCCCACCCGTTCAACGCGTCGATCTTGCACTTGTGGCGGTACACAAATCAGGAGTAGTACCGCTATTCAGGCGCCACAACTGCAAGATCGTCGCGCGGGGCGGGGGCGGGCGGGGGGCGGGGGCGGGGGCGGGGGGTTAGACCTCGTGGAGGCGGCGGGCGGTTTCTTGGGCGGTGGTGAGGGCGGTGCGGGCGTACTCGGGGGTGGCGCCGGCCAGGCCGCAGGTGGGGGTGACTACCACCTGCTGGGCCAACTGGGGGCGGGGGAAGCCGAGTTTGCCCCAGAGGGTGCGGACGCGGTCGGCCACCTGTTCCGCCGAGGGGGCCACGCCGGAGGCGGGGAGCGTGGACGGGATGGCGCCGACCAGCAGGCCGAGGCCGGACTCGATCGCCTCGCCGAGCGGGTCGAGCTGGGTGATCAGGTCGAGGTCGAACGCGACGGCGACGGCTCCGGCGGTACGGAACAGGTCCAGCGGTACGTCGGGGGCGCAGCAGTGCACGACGAGCGGGGCGTCGGCGGCGTCGACCACTATCCGCAGCAGGTCACGGGCGGCGCTCGTCTCGACCGCCCGGTACGCACTGAAGCCGCTCTCCGTCGGCACGTGCCCGGCGAGTACCGCCGGCAGCGACGGCTCGTCGAGTTGCAGCAGTACGGTCGCACCGGGCAGCCGTCGCCGTACGTCGGCCACGTGCCCGCGCAGCCCCTCGGCGAGCGAGTCGGTCAGGTCCCGTACGGCACCGGGGTCGCGCAGCAGCCTGCCACCGATGGCGAGGTCGACGTTGGCGGCCAGGGTCAGCGGTCCGGCCGCCTGGATCTTGACGGTGCCGGTGAAGCCGTCGGCCTGCTCGGTGAGCTGGTCGAGGTCCCGTTCCAGCAGGTCATGGGCGCGGCGGAGGTCCTTGCCGGAACGCGCCGCCACCCGCCACCGGCCGGTGTACAACTCCACCGGCAGGTCGACCAGGAACCCGGCGGTACGGCCGATCACGTCGGCACCGGGCCCCCGGCCGGGCAGTTCCGCCAGGTGCGGCAGTGCGGGCAGTTCGCCCAGCACGATCCGCTGCACCTCCGCGACATCCGTGCCGGGCATCGAACCGATACCGGTAGCCGCACCGGTGGGCCATGGCCATGACTGAGCGTCCATAGGCCGGAGGTTAGTGCACCAAGCGGGAAAATCAGCCAGTGATGGTCGCGGACCCGAGCACCACGTCGCCGGCCGGATCCGGTCGGTACGCCACGATCGCCTGACCGGCGGCAACGCCCCGGACCGGCCGGCCCAGCTCGGCGTGCAGGGTGTCGCCGGTGACCCGGACCGTGGCCGGAACCACCTCACCGTGGGCGCGGAGCTGCACCTGGCACTGCGTGGCCTCGGTCGGCAGGGCGCCACCGGTCCACACCGGACGTCGGGCGGCGACCTCGCTGGCCTCCAGCGCCTCGACCGGCCCGACGGTGACGGTGTTGGTCTTGGGAGTGATGGAGAGCACGTACCGGGGCTTGCCGTCGGGGGCGGGCACGCCGAGGGAGAGCCCCTTGCGCTGGCCGACGGTGTACGCGTACGCACCGGCGTGGGCGCCGACGACGGCTCCGGTGCGGGCGTCGACGATGTCGCCGGGCGCCTCTCCGAGCCGGTCGGCGAGGAACTTGCGGGTGTCCCCGTCGGCGATGAAGCAGATGTCGTGCGAGTCGGGCTTGTCGGCCACGGAGAGGCCGCGCTCGGCCGCCTCGGTCCGGACCTGGGCCTTGGTCGAGTCGCCGAGGGGGAAGACCGACCGGTCGAGCTGCTCGCGGGTCAGCACCGCGAGGACGTACGACTGGTCCTTGGCCAGGTCGACGCTGCGCCGCAGCAGACCGTCCTCGCCGCGCCGGGCGTGGTGTCCGGTGACCACGGCGTCGAAGCCGAGGGCGATGGCCCGGTCGAGCACCGCCGAGAACTTGATCTTCTCGTTGCAGCGCAGGCAGGGGTTCGGCGTACGGCCGGCGGCGTACTCGGCGACGAAGTCGTCGACCACGTCCTCGTGGAACTGGTCCGCCATGTCCCAGACGTAGAACGGGATGCCGATCACGTCGGCGGCCCGCCGGGCGTCCCGGGAGTCCTCCAGCGTGCAGCAGCCGCGCGCACCCGTCCGGTACGTCTGCGGGTTGCGCGACAGCGCCAGGTGCACGCCGGTCACCTCGTGCCCGGCCTCCACCGCCCGCGCGGCGGCGACCGCCGAGTCGACCCCGCCGGACATTGCTGCCAGAACCCTCACCGGGAAACCCCCTTCAACCTGTTCGAGGGTAGCTCTACGGCCCGCACGGTCAGCGCCGGGCAGACCTGGTCGCGCCGGCCCGGCGGGCCCGCTCGACGGCGGCGGGCAGCGCGGCGATCAGCGCGTCGACGTCCTCGGCGGTCGAGGTGTGCCCGAGCGCGAAGCGCAACGACGAGCGGGCCCGGTCGTCGTCGGCACCCATGGCGAGCAGTACGTGCGACGGCTGGGCCACCCCGGCGGAGCAGGCCGAACCGGTCGAGCAGGCGATCCCCTGGGCGTCGAGCAGCATCAGCAGGGCGTCGCCCTCACAGCCGGGGAAGGAGAAGTGGGCGTTGCCGGGCAGCCGGTCGCACGGGTCGCCGTTCTGGACCACCTCCGGAACCACCTCGACCAGGCGCTTGGTCAGGTCGTCGCGGAGGGTGGCGATCCGGGCGGCGTACTCGCGCTGGGCGGTGACGGAGGCCTCGACCGCGACCGCGAAGGCGACGATGCCGGCCGCGTCGAGGGTGCCGGAGCGAACGTCGCGCTCCTGGCCGCCGCCGTGCAGCAGCGGGGCGCAGGGCACGTCCCGGCCGAGCAGGAGGGCACCGACGCCGACCGGGCCACCGAGCTTGTGCCCGGTCAGGGTGAGCGCGGCCACCCCGCTGGCGGCGAAGTCGACCGGCACCTGGCCGACCGCCTGGACGGCGTCGGTGTGCACCGGGATGCCGTACGCGGCGGCGACCTCGGCGAGCGCGGCGATCGGCTGTACGGTGCCCACCTCGTTGTTCGCCCACATGACGCTGACCACGGTGGTCCGCTCGCCGTGTTCACGCAGCTCGGCGGCGAGCGTCTCCGGGTCGACCCGACCGGTGGCGTCGACCGCCAGCAGCCCGGTGTCGGCGCCCTCGTGCTGCTCCAGCCAGTGCACCGAGTCGAGTACGGCGTGGTGCTCGACCGAGCTGACCACCACCCGGTTGCGGGCCGGTTCGGCGGTGTGGCGGGCCCAGTGGATGCCCTTGATCGCGAGGTTGTCGCTCTCCGTACCGCCGCCGGTGAAGATCACCTCGGAGGGGCGGGCGCCGAGGACGGCGGCAACCCGTTCGCGGGACTCCTCCACGCGGCGGCGGGCCAACCGGCCGGAGGAGTGCAGCGACGAGGCGTTGCCGACCTCGCGGGCGGTGGCGACGTACGCCTCGAGCGCCGACTCGAGCATCGGCGTGGTCGCGGCGTGATCCAGATAAGTCATCGCGACAAGCCTATCCGCAGTCGTAAGGAGTGCACGGGCGGCCGGCCCGGTAATCCGAGCCCGGTTCGGAGGCAGCCGCCGCTCGCCCGGTTCGGCGCGGATTGCGGCGACCCGCCCGGATCGACGCCGCCCCGACCCCGTCAACGCGTACGCCGAAAGTGGCCGCCCGGATCCGGACGGCCACCCTCATGTACGACTTGCCGCTCCTTACCGGCCCATGCCGGGTCGGCCGTGGAGCGGGTGCTACTTGCGCTTGCGGATTTCCTCGGCGGCCTGCGGGACCACCTTGAACAGGTCGCCGACCACGCCGAAGTCGGCGAGTTCGAAGATCGGCGCCTCGCCGTCCTTGTTCACCGCGACGATGGTCTTCGAGGTCTGCATACCGGCCCGGTGCTGGATCGCACCGGAGATGCCGAGCGCCACGTAGAGCTGCGGCGACACGGTCTTGCCGGTCTGTCCGACCTGGAACTGGTGCGGGTAGAACCCGGAGTCGACCGCGGCCCGGGACGCGCCGACCGCGCCGCCGAGCAGGTCGGCCAGCTCCTCGACCAGCTTGAAGTTGTCCGCGTTGCCGACGCCGCGACCGCCGGAGACGACCACCGACGCCTCGGTCAGCTCGGGCCGGGAGCCCTTCTGCTCGGCGACCCGCTGGACCACCCGGGTCAGCTTGTCGGCCGCGCCGAGTTCGACGGTGAGCCGCTCCACCTCGGGGGTGGCCGGGGCCGGGCTCGGGGTGACCGAGTTCGGCCGCAGGGTGACCAGCGGCAGGCCGCGGGTCACCTTCGACTTGACGATGGCGGAACCGGCGAAGGCAATCTGGGTGGCGGTGCCGTCGGCGGCCAGTTCGACCACGTCGGTGAGGATGCCGTTGTCCAGCTTGACCGCCAGCCGGCCGGCGATCTCCTTGCCCTCCTGGGTGGATCCGAGCAGTACGGCGGCGGGCTGCACCCGCTTGACCAGCTCGGCCAGCACGGTGGCCTTCGGGGCCACCAGGTGACCGTCGATCTCCTCGCTCTCCGCGGCGTAGATCTTCGCCGCGCCGTACTCGCCCAGCTTCTCGGTGAGCGCGTCGGCGGCACCGGGGCCGCCGAGCACCACGGCCGAGGGCGTACCCAGCTCGCGGGCCAGGGTGAGCAGTTCGAGGGTGACCTTCTTGACAGCGAACGTTGTGGTGGCCTCGACCACGACAAGCACTTCAGCCATGACCGTCTCTTCTCTCTCGAACCTGCTCAGACGAACTTCTCGGTGGCGAGGTAGTCCACCAGCGCGACGCCGCCGGAGCCCTCGTCGGTGACCTTGGCGCCGCCGGCGCGCGGCGGGCGCTTGCTGTGCTCGACCACGACACTGGTCGCGCCGGCGCTGCCCACCTCGGCCGCGGGCACGCCCAGGTCGGCGAGGGACAGGGTCTGTACGGGCTTCTTCTTCGCCGCCATGATCCCCTTGAACGAGGGGTACCGGGGCTCGTTGATGGTGTCCCAGACCGAGACGACCGCGGGGGTGTTGGCGCTGACCACCTCGTAGCCCTCCTCGGTCTGCCGCTCCGCGGTCAGCACCGTGCCGTCGGCACCGGGCTCGACGGTGAGCTTGCGGGCACCGGTGAGCGCGGCGACGCCGAGCCGTTCGGCGAGCATGTGCGGGAGCACCTGGACCCGGCCGTCGGTGGATTCCGCACCGCAGATGACCAGGTCGGCGTTGAGGGTGCCGAGGGCGTCCGCGAGCACCCGGGAGGTGGCGACGGCGCAGGATCCGTGCAGCGCGTCGTCGAGCACGTGTACGGCCTTGTCCGGCCCCATCGACAGTGCCTTGCGGATCGACTCGGTGGCCCGGTCCGGGCCCATGGTCAGCACGGTCACCTCGCCGCCGTGCGCTTCCTTGATCCGCAACGCCTCTTCGATGGCGTACTCGTCCATCTCGTTGATGACGTTGTTTGCCGACCCCCGGTCGGTGGTGTTGTCGTCACTGCGCAGGTTGCGGTCCGCGCCCGAGTCGGGCACCTGCTTGACGAGTACGACGATGTTCATCGCGCTTCGACGACCCTCCTGTTGGTGTTGCCGGCCTCGCCCGGTTCCGGGGCGCAGCGTCCCGCGTTCCTTAACGATCGGTCAACCGCGGCACGCTGTGGAGTTGCCCACCCGCTATGTTACCTACCAGTAGCATTGCTTGGCCGGGCACTCAGGGTGACACAGCTCACCGCTGCCCGACCGGGCCGGGTGGGGTGGGCTCAGGAAATGGACAACGCGTCCCTGATCTTGTCCAGCATCGCCGACTCCGCCTCGCTCACCCCGTCCGAGGCCCGCGCCACCTCGTCACCGGCGCGCAGCACCGTCTCCCGGTAGTTCTCCAACTCGTCCGGGGCCTTGGCGCGCAGGATCCGTACGGCACTGCGCAGCGCCGGCAGCGCCACCGACTCCACCTCGTCGGGCTTCAGGTCGCCCGGCCGGGCCGAGGTGAACCGGGGCAGGCCACCGGTGGTCAGCACCTCCCGGACCAGGCCGGTGCTCCCGGCGATCGCGTTGGAGGCGGCGAAGCTCTCCCTGACCATGGAGAGCACGCCGGGATCGGCGTTGGAGACCAGGAAGACCGCGCCGAACGCCGCCCTCTTGAGGGTCATCCTCTCCTCATCACTGAGCGGCTCGGACACGGTTAAGGAGTGTAGACGTACGGGGTGGTCGTGGTGACCACGACGAAGCCGAGTCGCTCCAGGATCGGCCGACTGTCCGGCGAGGCGTCCACCTGCAACAGGGTGAAACCACGGGCGTCGGCGAGACGCGCCCGGTAGGTGACCAGCGCCCGGTAGATCCCCCGACCCCGCCAGTCCGGCAGGGTCGAACCGCCCCAGAGGGTCGCGAACCCGGTGCCGGCGACGTACCGGACCCAACCGGCGCTCACCACCCGGCCCGACTCGACGTCCTCGGCCACCACCACGGTCAGCGACTGCGGCCAGACCTCCGAGCCGTCCGCGCCCGCCCCTGCGTGCGAGACGGCCGGGTCCACCGCCAGCTCCCGCTCCAGCGCGTCGGCCAGCCAGTCGCGCGGCTCACCCCAGACGATCGACTCCATCTCCGCGATCCGGTCCAGGTCCGCGCGGGCGGTCACCTCACGCAGCCGTACGCCGGGCGGCGGCACCGGAAGCGTGGCCGACAGGGCCGCGACCGGGCCGATCACCACGGTCTCCTCTTCCTCCGGCACGAACCCGGCGGCCCGCAGCCGGTCCGGCAGATCGGCGGGCTCGTCGTGCCCGTGCAGCTTCCACTCCACCGACTCGCCCCGCTCGGCGAAGATCTCCCGCTGCCGGTTGATCAGGTCGTCCAGCGCCGCACCGGTCAACCCGCCGAGGTCCCGGTAACCGAGGAAACCCCCGTGGTCGAGCCCGAGGAACCGCAGCAGCGGCCCGTCCCGCTCC of the Micromonospora sp. NBC_01796 genome contains:
- a CDS encoding VOC family protein translates to MVGELRSVVIDCPDPRGLAGFYGELLGRSVVYDSDDWVTLGGGPGQSRVAFQLAPDLLEPRWPDPERPQQVHLDVTVEDIEEAEPKVLALGATRLSGGGKDFRVYADPAGHPFCLCWDN
- a CDS encoding GNAT family N-acetyltransferase; translated protein: MSGSELGERLDCVRRSWNPRQRLHAGNVAWAGARGDGSPVPDATLTWGDPLLGFADVWLSGASDQPAQASLHLGPDLTAAQRAAAVDELVHLAPRVTVEVSDHDTALTAVLAERGFRHAEGPWFAQLWRSLVDLADLGTRADSAGYTIRPVRGDELTERVDVHRRCWAPARIKRMLGLPVTGDEPGSSYSVDKHRAVLASPVYHPELDLVAVAADGSFAAYGLGWLDVDSGSVLFEPVGTDPEHGRRGLAGALCTRMLQVARDLGADQAIVGPRGDNGYPLPRRLYTGLGMHEVARFIPMTR
- a CDS encoding GNAT family N-acetyltransferase — translated: MTDLDVFTLRTAYDNQLRARVPDPMPAGASVERDGPLLRFLGLDHGGFLGYRDLGGLTGAALDDLINRQREIFAERGESVEWKLHGHDEPADLPDRLRAAGFVPEEEETVVIGPVAALSATLPVPPPGVRLREVTARADLDRIAEMESIVWGEPRDWLADALERELAVDPAVSHAGAGADGSEVWPQSLTVVVAEDVESGRVVSAGWVRYVAGTGFATLWGGSTLPDWRGRGIYRALVTYRARLADARGFTLLQVDASPDSRPILERLGFVVVTTTTPYVYTP
- a CDS encoding electron transfer flavoprotein subunit beta/FixA family protein encodes the protein MNIVVLVKQVPDSGADRNLRSDDNTTDRGSANNVINEMDEYAIEEALRIKEAHGGEVTVLTMGPDRATESIRKALSMGPDKAVHVLDDALHGSCAVATSRVLADALGTLNADLVICGAESTDGRVQVLPHMLAERLGVAALTGARKLTVEPGADGTVLTAERQTEEGYEVVSANTPAVVSVWDTINEPRYPSFKGIMAAKKKPVQTLSLADLGVPAAEVGSAGATSVVVEHSKRPPRAGGAKVTDEGSGGVALVDYLATEKFV
- a CDS encoding ADP-ribosylglycohydrolase family protein encodes the protein MGGTEPGRPALGASGSLFGLAYGDALGKPTEFMTVAQIEARYGPGGPRDLTGDPALVTDDTQMALAVGWALREAPAATPEVLEPLLRARFLAWAVSPDNNRAPGMTCLRACGELAKGGPWQAATVAGSKGCGANMRVTPVGLVPTYDLDTLAGVAQLQAGLTHGHPTGLAASELTAYAVRVLRDGAALAEVPGLLRQRAIGQRIVYRGDWLGDLWQRPGVGDPAEFIALGWDECLGALDRLEEVLAEPDDGEDPCLATGEGWIAEEALATALLCALRHPDDPVSALARAATTSGDSDSIAALAGAFLGAADGLAVFPEDWLDRIEYADQLTALGDAWD
- a CDS encoding cysteine desulfurase family protein, whose product is MTYLDHAATTPMLESALEAYVATAREVGNASSLHSSGRLARRRVEESRERVAAVLGARPSEVIFTGGGTESDNLAIKGIHWARHTAEPARNRVVVSSVEHHAVLDSVHWLEQHEGADTGLLAVDATGRVDPETLAAELREHGERTTVVSVMWANNEVGTVQPIAALAEVAAAYGIPVHTDAVQAVGQVPVDFAASGVAALTLTGHKLGGPVGVGALLLGRDVPCAPLLHGGGQERDVRSGTLDAAGIVAFAVAVEASVTAQREYAARIATLRDDLTKRLVEVVPEVVQNGDPCDRLPGNAHFSFPGCEGDALLMLLDAQGIACSTGSACSAGVAQPSHVLLAMGADDDRARSSLRFALGHTSTAEDVDALIAALPAAVERARRAGATRSARR
- the mnmA gene encoding tRNA 2-thiouridine(34) synthase MnmA, whose protein sequence is MRVLAAMSGGVDSAVAAARAVEAGHEVTGVHLALSRNPQTYRTGARGCCTLEDSRDARRAADVIGIPFYVWDMADQFHEDVVDDFVAEYAAGRTPNPCLRCNEKIKFSAVLDRAIALGFDAVVTGHHARRGEDGLLRRSVDLAKDQSYVLAVLTREQLDRSVFPLGDSTKAQVRTEAAERGLSVADKPDSHDICFIADGDTRKFLADRLGEAPGDIVDARTGAVVGAHAGAYAYTVGQRKGLSLGVPAPDGKPRYVLSITPKTNTVTVGPVEALEASEVAARRPVWTGGALPTEATQCQVQLRAHGEVVPATVRVTGDTLHAELGRPVRGVAAGQAIVAYRPDPAGDVVLGSATITG
- a CDS encoding methionine synthase; the encoded protein is MDAQSWPWPTGAATGIGSMPGTDVAEVQRIVLGELPALPHLAELPGRGPGADVIGRTAGFLVDLPVELYTGRWRVAARSGKDLRRAHDLLERDLDQLTEQADGFTGTVKIQAAGPLTLAANVDLAIGGRLLRDPGAVRDLTDSLAEGLRGHVADVRRRLPGATVLLQLDEPSLPAVLAGHVPTESGFSAYRAVETSAARDLLRIVVDAADAPLVVHCCAPDVPLDLFRTAGAVAVAFDLDLITQLDPLGEAIESGLGLLVGAIPSTLPASGVAPSAEQVADRVRTLWGKLGFPRPQLAQQVVVTPTCGLAGATPEYARTALTTAQETARRLHEV
- a CDS encoding electron transfer flavoprotein subunit alpha/FixB family protein; this translates as MAEVLVVVEATTTFAVKKVTLELLTLARELGTPSAVVLGGPGAADALTEKLGEYGAAKIYAAESEEIDGHLVAPKATVLAELVKRVQPAAVLLGSTQEGKEIAGRLAVKLDNGILTDVVELAADGTATQIAFAGSAIVKSKVTRGLPLVTLRPNSVTPSPAPATPEVERLTVELGAADKLTRVVQRVAEQKGSRPELTEASVVVSGGRGVGNADNFKLVEELADLLGGAVGASRAAVDSGFYPHQFQVGQTGKTVSPQLYVALGISGAIQHRAGMQTSKTIVAVNKDGEAPIFELADFGVVGDLFKVVPQAAEEIRKRK